Genomic window (Bacillus sp. BGMRC 2118):
ATTAATCACCGGAATCAACGTTTGAACACGTTTTTTGGTTTTTGCTGATAAGAATACAATTGGAGCATAGTCAAGAAACTGGAAATGAGCTCTAATTTTCTTTTCATATTCCTGCATTGTTTTCTCATCTTTATCTACGGCATCCCACTTATTTACGACAATCACAATCGCTCTTCCTGCTTGATGGGCATACCCTGCAATTTTTTTATCCTGTTCAATAATCCCTTCTTCACCGTCTAAAACGACTAATACAACATCCGAGCGTTCAATTGCTTTTAGAGCGCGCAGTACGCTATACTTCTCTGTGCTTTCATACACTTTGCCTCTTTTTCTCATACCTGCTGTGTCAATAATGACATAATCATTGCCATCTTTTGAATATGGAGTGTCAATTGCATCCCGAGTTGTACCTGCAATGTTACTAACGATTACTCTTTCTTCTCCCAATAATGCATTAACTAATGATGACTTCCCTACATTCGGTCTTCCGATTAAAGAGAATTTAATTGTATTTTCATCATACTCTTCGTCATCTTGTTTTGGAAAATGAGCAAAAACTGCATCAAGCAGGTCACCTAATCCAAGACCATGCGAACCCGAGATTGGCATTGGCTCTCCAAAGCCTAATGCATAAAAGTCAAAAATATCACTTTTCATTTCTGGATTATCAATCTTATTAACTGCCAACACGACAGGTTTATCTGAACGATATAGAATTTTGGCTACTTCTTCATCTGCAGCCGTAACTCCTTCTCTGCCGTTCACCATGAAAATAATTACATCTGCTTCATCAATGGCTACTTCTGCCTGTTGACGTATTTCCGCTAAAAAGGGAGCATCCCCTATTTCAATCCCGCCAGTATCAATAATATTGAACTCCTTATTGATCCATTCACCTGAGCTATAAATTCTATCTCTCGTAATTCCTGGAATATCCTCTACAATCGATATTCTCTCACCAACAATTCTATTAAAAATAGTTGATTTCCCTACATTTGGTCTACCAACTATCGCAACAACCGGTTTTGGCATAACATAACTTCCTTTCTATTCTGTACCAGCATACATTTGAAAATGAATTGAATACTACGAAATCCCTTCTAATCAAAGAAGGGATTGTCCATGCTAACCTTTATATCCTACCAAAAATGTGTAAGGAGAACAATCTTTTCCTTTAATGCTTCACAATGATATATACATCCTCACTAATTTTGTGGGCAATACCATCCAAGATTGCTTCTAGATTTTTAGCATATTCATCCATCTCTTTCGTTTCACTGCATGTGAATATGGCCGTACCACCTGCAACTTTACTAGAATCCGTTGTTACCACAGCTAAGATATATTTTTCTAAATTCACTGGATCTCCCTCCCCTTTTCATTAGCCTTTGACTCTGTTGGCATCCTAATGGCATTCTCAAGGGTTGGAACTTGTCCAATGACTTCTATTGCTTTTTCGACGTCCTTAACATGTGGCAATACAAATATTCCAACACGTCCATCATCTAAGTCTCGTTTTGCTAATGGTACTAGAGCTGGTGTTCCAGAATCACGATATACACCCAGTGCTGTTGAGATATCATGTAAGATTGCTTGCCTTTGTCCTAGATTAGCAATTGTCATTCGCACATTGAAGTTTTTAGGCTTGAGAATAAACCCCATTCCATATTTCAGCACCTCTTCTTGTCTCTCTGGTATACCAATATTCATAATATAAATGTTATCCACATACAATCCTGCACCATCAAAGTGTGGTTTGACATGTTCTATATCTACAATATCCTTTAACTTTCCACCTGACATTAGCTTCTTCGAAATGAATAACCCTATGATTCCCGCAATGATCCCAATCCAAATATTCCATACTAAATAGCTAAACGTACAAATAAATGAAGTAAATATAACTAAATAATTTCTACCTTCAAATGCTACCGCAATTCCTTCTATGTAAGTGTTTCCTCTCGGTACTAGCTCAAAAGAATCTAATTGTGCGAGCGTATTCCTCTCCATATTACGTACTTCTCTAAACTGTGAGGCAGCTAATGTTAAAAATGTAATGGCTGTAAAATCCTCTTCCATAATGGATGGTACAGCGACGGTTCCAAGTCCTGCTGCAATAAAACCAAGTGCTACATGAATGATCTTGCCGTGTAAATAGGTAGGGTATTGGCGATAATCTGTCCGAAGCATATACAATCTTGTTAAAGTACCAATGACAACTCCAAATAAAATGGGGTATGTGTACTCATTCATAATATCCCAGCCTTTCGCTTATTTACTTTATTTAAACTCTGATTAAAATGCGAGGATACTGTCTCAAAAGTATTCCAGCAAGAAATCAACACTATACCAATTGCTGTTACATCAAAGAAACTCAAGCCGCCAAGTGTGTATGGAAATGAGTGGTACTTCATGACACAAAAGTGCACAAATTCTCCGTAGCACACTCCAAAGGAAAATGTAAGCATTCTCATCCCTTTTTCCTTTTGTAATAAAAGAACGATATAGGTAAGCAGTGTCCCTAACATAAACGTAGGATTAAATAGAATCCAAACAGGGTCAAATAGACTAAATAGATAAAAACACACATATGCCATAGAAATGATCATTGTGCAAATGATTAGATATGGAAGTTTTTTATTCGGTAGCTTTGAGGAGAAAATGAATGTAGAAATAAACAGAATCAAATAACCTAAAGAGACCTCAAAATAATGAAATACTACCCCAGAGATATTAGCTGTAATAATTAGGAATAATAAAATAAATGCAATAATCGTTCTCGTACGATTTTTCTTCAGCAGGAACGTTACAATAATCCATCCCATCCAACTAAACCAATAAAACCAAATACCCTCCATGTGTCTCCCCTCCTATCATTTCCATTATGACTACATTTCATGAAAATTAATCACTCTTCATTTATGGAATGTAGGAACAGACAATGGGAACGATAATAAGGAAATCTTCATCAGTGAGGTTTTTCTCATTTCCCACTGTAAAAGGAGATGTCTGTAGGCACTTATGGTGCCAGTCACACGGACACTTTTTAAATTAAGAATAGATACTAACTTATTTGTGCAAATAGGAGGAATTCACATGGGCAGAGATCGCCAAGAAAAGAAACTGAAGGCTTCTAGACGCGTTGAGTCAGATCGTGACCAACAACTGAACTATCCTGGTGCCACAACGATGGAAGGACCAGATGAAGCTAGGTCAAGAAATGAAAAAAAAGGTTCATTTCATTAACTAAACCCAGACCAAAACAAAAAACAGCTCACTTTTTGTGAACTGTTTTTTTGTTTGGCCAAATGTTTTTTGTATAGATTCCAGGCTTGGAAAACCAATGATGAGTTGTACCCAACATATTGATTGGCGCTTTGGATTTGCAATCCATTCTTTCCAATCATATCGATATCCCGTTTCGCCAAACCCACCGTTGCCTTGCTTCCTAGATTTGATAGAATGACACCTTTGGGATTTTCCATTCTTTGTTCAGAAGGATTTTTCAGGGCGGACATTTGACTGCCAACAGAAATAGATGTGTTACATTCACTTGCAACAATACAAGCAGATGATTGATTTTTAGCCGTTTTCTGTCCTCCTCCACCTGCCTGGCGCATTTATAACAATAGGCGAACTTAAGGAAAGTTCGCCTATTTTAGTAGCAACAGAAAGATCATGGACAGACAGACTAAGTAGACTTAGATGGATAAACTGAATAACTTAAAATCCAGGAGAATCTACTTTGACCAGTTTGCGGTGCATGGTGTATATGGTCAATCTTTCGTCTAGCTCTAATCATTCTATTACCATTACTTTAATTTATTTAATTTATCTCCAATTAAATCGCCTAGGCTGAATCCGGTTGATTCTTCTTTTTGTTGATATTCTAAGAAGTCAGCCTTATCATCTTCCTCAAGAAGTTCTCTAATACTTAAAGAGATACGTTTATCCTCTTCGTTAATATCCAGGACCTTCACTTTAACCTTCTCACCTTGTTGCAAAGCCTCTTGAGGAGTAGCAATGTGTTTATTTGAGATTTGAGAGATATGAACCAATCCTTCTACACCTGGATACAACTCAACAAAAGCACCAAATGACACTAAACGCTTCACCGTTCCTTCGATGACAGAACCAACTTTTAATTCCCTTGATAATTGTTCCCAAGGACCTTCTTGTGTTTCTTTAATGGATAAAGAAATTCGTTCATTATCAAGGTCCACACTTAACACTTTCACCTGTACAGGTTGACCTTCTTCCACAACATCAGAAGGTTTACTTACATGCTCATGTGATAATTGTGAAATATGGACTAAACCATCGATTCCGCCAATATCAACAAAAGCACCAAAGTCAGTTAATCGTTGGACCGTTCCTTGTAATACCTGACCGACTTTCAGTGATCCGATGGTTTTACGCTTTTGCTCAGATTGCTCTTGTTCCACAACTGCACGGTGTGACAAAATGATACGATTTTTTTCTTTATCCAGCTCTACTAGTTTTACTGCAAGTGTTTTATCTTGATAGTCAGAGAAGTCCTCGACAAAATGTGCTTCGACAAGTGATGCAGGAATAAATGCTCTTACGCCAAGGTCAACAACAAGTCCACCTTTCACCACTTCTTTCACCACGACATCGAATACTTCGCCAGAGTTATACTTTGCATCCAACTCGTCCCAAGCATTTTCAGCATCAACTGCACGCTTGGATAGTATTACCGCATCATCCTCTAGCTTCGTTACTTTCAATTGCAGAGAATCACCTTCATTTACAATTTCACTAGCTAATTCAATATGTAAGCTTGAAAGTTCACTAATGGGTACAATACCATCTGATTTGTAACCAATGTTAACCAGTACTTGTTTCTCTTCTACCTTTGTTACTGTACCAGTAACAATATCTCCTACTTCAATTGTTTTAACATCCATTACTTCTTGATTCATTTCTTCCACTTTAAAATACCTCCTTAAATCCACAACATAATTGTTGCACGATTCTTTCCATTTTTTTATATGTATGAAAAAGGAAGGCAAATACCCTTCTCATTATTACTATACTTACATGATTATTATGAATTAAATAAGAAATCGTATTTATTCTAACTTCTAATAAATACAATTTTTTGTCAAGTAATATACCTTTTTCTATTTATTTTTTTCAAGTAATTCTCTAATTGAATTCATAATTGTTTCGGTTGCTTCATCTACTGTTGCTTTTCTTTCCCGCAATTCATTAAATTCTACAGGTTTTCCAAACACTACTTTAAGTGGTTTAAAAATTTTATAAGGACCAATAATTGCACACGGAATAATTTTAGCATCTGTACGAAGAGCGAAAAAGCCTGCCCCAGATAATCCTTGACCTAATTCTCCTGTTTTACTTCTCGTCCCTTCAGGAAATAAGCCTAACACTTTTCCGTCTTTCAAGACTTGAAGACCTGTTCTTAATGCTTGTTTATCGCTCATCCCTCTTTTGACTGGAAATGCATTGATGCTAGGAAGAATGGACTTAAGTATCGGTACCCTGAATAATTCTTCTTTTGCCATAAAGTGGATCGTCCTCGGTGAAGAAATACCAACGATAGGAGGATCTAAATTATCAATGTGGTTAGAGCAAAGCAATACTCCTCCAGTTGTTGGAATATTCTCCGCTCCTATAATTTCTAATCTATATAACGGGCGTAACACTCCATTACATAGGGCTTTACCTACACTATAAAGGTTCAATCCGTACCAATCCTTTCAAGTGCTAACGCCATGATTTTATCTACTACTTGTTCAATTGATAGAGAAGTTGTGTCAATTTCGACTGCATCCTCTGCTTTGATTAAAGGAGAGACTTCTCTTTCAGAATCAATTTTATCTCGTTGCTCAATTTCATGTATTAGCTGATTTAAGTCTGATTCATATCCTTTTTTCAGGTTTTCTTCATGTCTTCTACGAGCTCGTTCATCTACTGAGGCGAGTAAAAATACTTTTACTTCTGAATGCGGGAGCACAGCTGTTCCTATGTCTCTACCGTCCATAACCACTCCACCGTCAGTTGCCATATCTTGTTGTCTCTTCACCATATCTTCTCGAACGAGGCGATGTTGCGCCACAAAAGATACATGATTTGTCACGTGATTCGTGCGAATCTCCTCCGTAACATCCTTTTCATCCAAATACACTAACTGACCATGATTTGATGGTTTTAAGTTGATAGAAGTAGACTTAAGTATTCGAGCAAGTTGCTCTTCATGATGTACATCTACTTCATTTGTTAAGGCTTTGTAGGTAAGTGCTCTGTACATTGCACCTGTATCTATGTATATGTAAGATAAATTCTCTGCTACTTTTTTTGCTACAGTACTTTTACCTGCAGCTGCTGGTCCATCGATTGCAATTGAAATTTTGTTACTCATAGTTCCTCCCAAAGACATGTTGTTAAGTTATAGTCTATAAGCTTACTGTACAATAATAAACAAATAGAAAAAAGCAGGTTCTACCTGCTAATATACTTTATACAGATAGCTTATATCTGATAGGCTAATGATGTTTTATTCATTTTACCATAGTTATTGATCAAATGTTTCTACAATTTTCGTATTATCTTTGGTGACACCTTCATATTGAATCACTTTCGAAACATAAGGAGAAACATAACCATTCATCATAATTAGTTGAGCAATAATTAAAAAAATAAATTGAATACATACGAATTTTATTAAAATACTTTCAAAGCGCTTCATCTAATCCCCCATTTCCCGTCTCACTTATAGTTTTAGGGGGAATTTACATTTTTATACTTGCTCTAAGCCTTTTCTCTTTAAATTTAATTGTCTTTCGAAAGAAAATCTAATTAATAGTTGTCGCTGACTTTCTGTGATTTCAATAAATTCAAGGGGCATTTTATCACGTTCGCCATTTTGACCTGGAATCACTCGTATGACTCTTGACCTTAATACTAGATGATGATAATCTCCAGATTGCATAGGTAGTACAATCCATAAATCGATCAAGGTGTTACTGTTTAATTTAACCTTTGGTGGTAAAATTAGCGCAGCTCCACCAGCACTAATATCTGAGGTAATCGTAACAAATGGAGCAAATTCGTTCTCTATCGGGTGGACTGCAACATCAACTGGTGTATCAACCCTGACATATTGTCTACGTTGCACTCTAATTAAATGATCATTTCCAGGATAGGAAATAGCAATCATTGGAATTTGTTGCTTCGTGCGTCCCTTCACTTCTGTCTCAAACAAATAAACATTATTATCTTTAGCTATAAAAGAACCTTTAAGCTGTGCGCCATCTAGTAGAAATACAGTTTTTCCAGTTTTTATTGATACTGGATAATCAATATATAGCTGGTCTCCCGTTCTCTCGACTAGCTTGCATTTATATTTTTCGTTTTCTGAAGAATATTTGGGCTCTAATATTAATGTATCACCTATGTTAATCATGATAACCCCTCACTACCTTTTATACCAATTCTTGTCTTTAATATTATCTCATGTAATCAGAAAAAGGAAAAGTCATAAAACGACCTTTCCCTCTTCATTTTAGACATCTGTTTGATTAAAAACGGCTTCTGCGTTGTTCAATTTCTCTACCTTTTCTTCAATCCCATTTTCAGCATTTAAGAAGATCCGATACGTATCATTATCAATTGTTCCTAAGAACTCGTAACAAAGGACTTCCTTTTCCAAGTCATTAATTATAATGGCCATACGGTCTTCTCTTACTTCTACCCCAGGATTAATTTTCTTTCTTGCTTCTTCCATCGTTATAGCAGGTTTAGGTATTGTCCTTTCACGATGGGCCATTAAGTAGTTTCTTGCAGAAAACCCTACCACATTACCATCATCTAATGCTACTTTCATTGTGATTGTTTCCGGGTAAATTAGCACATTATCTTTTACTGAAGTAAAGGTAAAGACACCTATGTTTTCATACTGTGCACTTTCATTAAGTTCTAAGTTTTTGAACTTGTGTTCATTCAAGTATTTTTTTGCGTTTTCCATCGCTTCATTTAGACTTATATTTCTTTCCTTTACATCACGGCTTCTAAGCACCCAAATTGGATATCCACCTTTTTTCGTTATATCCATATTGATTATTGTCTCTGACTTAGGATCATCAATTGATAGACTATAGAACCCATAATTAGATCCTTTACCGTTTTCAGTAACCTTTACCTCTTCACTTCCTTGTAAACCAAGGAATTCTTGTCCAATTTTTATAGCTTGTTGCTCGCTAATGTTATTACCAGTCAGATATTTAAATCCTTCCTGCTCTGTATTCATCGATGTAAAGGAAGGACCGAAGTCTGCTTCAGAATACGCTTCTACATTCTTCTCAACTGTCTTGAAACCATCAATGATTGTATTATCTTGTTGGTCATCTGTCGACAATGCTAGCTGTACATCCATCCATCTTAAATTATTTTCTAGTACCAGATGTTGAACGTTTCTTAGTTCTTTTTGGATTTCAGCAGATTTCTCATAAAGGCTTTGAAGCGTTTTGTATTCATCATCAGTAAGAGGTTCTTTATCGAGATCACGAACAGCAGTACGATAACTAAAATCGCCTACATTGGCCAGAAACTCTTCCGTTTTATTAAATGGTAGTAATGTAAGTGGCAGTTGCCCTACATCAGAATGTGCTGCAGATGTAACTCTCCACACCTCGGCTAAGGAAGGAGATAGTTGCTGCCTGGAGTTCATCGCTAATGTGGCTCCAATCTTATCATTCAATAAGTCAACCTGATAGCTTAAGTCATGAAACGCACGTTGGTAGTTATTCTCCGCATGAATAAGTACAGCATTTTTTTCTATATGTTCTTGGTAGCCCCAGTAGGCAGTTCCCGCTACCCCTATGACTAGTACTCCGATTAGTATACCTCTAAGCATATTATCTCACCTCTTTTATTTACAGAAGATGTGTTTCCCAATTCGTTTTATTTGAGGACGACTCCAAATCCATTTATTAGTCGCAGTAGCTGGATTAAAATAATACATAGCTTCTCCGGTTGGATCAAAACCATTGATTGCATCTAATACGGCTTTCTTTGCTTGCTCATTTGGTGTTAACCATATTTGACCGTCTGCAACCGCAGTAAACGCACCCGGCTCAAAGATCACTCCAGATACAGTATCTGGGAATGTTGGACTATTAATCCTATTTAATATAACTGCAGCAATGGCAACTTGTCCGACATATGGTTCACCTCTTGCTTCACCGTAAACAGCATTTGCTAATAGTTGGATATCATTTTGAGAGAAGCCATTTGGCATGTTTAGAGCAGTAGCCTTTGGTGCTTCTGGTGCAGCTTTTGGTGTTTCAGGTGCCGCCTCCTGCTTAGGAGGTTGCGGTTTCGCTTGTTGTTCTTGCTTTTGAGCAGTTGGTGCTGCTCCTTGTTGCCCTTCTTTCTCAGCAGGTGTTGGTGCTTGCTGCTGGGCTGGTGGTGTTGCTTCTTGTTGTCCCTCTTTCTGAGCTGGTGCTCCCGGCTGCCCTTGCTGCTGAGTTGGTGGCGTTGCTCCTTGTTGTCCCTTTTTCTGAGCTGGTGCTGGAGCCTTTGTTCCTTGCTGTTTAGCTTGTGGCTCATTCTTCTGTGTTGTTTTGTTCTGTGTTTTCTTCGGAGCCTGAGCGGGATCCTTTTTCACTTGCTCGGCTGTTGGTGCCTTTGTTCCTTGCTTTAATGCAGCATTTAATGCTGATTGTCGCTTTTGCTCCGCTGCTTTTTTAGCTTTTGTGATCGTTGCTTGACTAGGGGCACTTTGAATATTTAACGGCATACCCCCATAATGAGTAAATCTTCTACCTTGATTCAACTGTTGATACACATAATCTTTATAATACTTTGTCGCTCTAGTTAACATATCCTTCGTACTTTGTCCTACGAAACCATCTACCGTTTCTAGACCAAATTCCTTTTGGAAATTACGGACTGACCAATATGTTGACCAACCAAATACCCCGTCAATCGGTCCATGATAATACCCGTTATATTGCAGGCGTGCCTGTAATTCTATTACATCCTCTCCAGTTGCACCTCGTTGTATGACTTGCTCGCTAAACGCATAACTAGGCTGTGCTGGAAAAAGAGTAACGGCAAAACAAAGAATCATGACAATAGTAAGAGGAAATCTCCAGAAAGATTGAAACCTCATCTTCATTTACCTCCTTAACCAATTTCTAAGATGTCTTACAAGTATTTTCTGTATAAGAAGTAGATTTTATTCAAAGAACTTGAGAACGGCTACTACTCATGAATTTTGGAAACTTTATTACTAAACAAATACGTATAGAATGATAAGCTACTCATGAAAAACAAGATGTAGATAAAATAAAAAAACAACTGACTTAACAGTTGTTTTCTTTGTATTATTGATTAACATGACTTCCGTAATCATGAAATTTACGCGCAAGTTTAGCTTTCCGTAGCCCCAGCCACCATAGAAAGATCATAAACGGAATAATATAAAGCTCCCATTTTTTAATTGAATAAATGATAAAATCATAAAAACCATGAAGAAGGAACGGAACACTTAATGATAGTAGGATAAACTGAAATTTTATCTTTCCTTGTGAGAATTTGGCCTTTCCCAGATAATACCCCATGATCACTCCGAATAAGGCATGACTTGAGACTGGTAATAGTGCTCTTGTAAACGCGATATCAACACCGTGCGCAAGCAAATATAATATATTTTCAGCGCTGGCAAAACCTAATGAAACTGCCGCACCATAAACAATTCCATCATATACTTCATCGAATTCCGCGTGCTTATATGCGATGTAAAACAGTATAAACCATTTTGCATATTCTTCTAAAAACCCTGCAATAAAGAAGGCATGCATAAGTCCTGAAACAAAGATCCCTTCCTCTTCTAGGACATATTGAATAAACATGATCGGAAATACTAATATAGCTCCAATAATGAAATTACGCATAACCATTGTAATTGGTTCTGTTTCATATTCATCTTTTAAGTAAAAATAACATAATAATGCAACACCTGGGGCAACTCCAGCTGTTATGATACTTAACATATAATAACTCCTCATTCCTATTCTGATCTGAAAATGAGTGATTTTTTTCTAGCCAAGACTCCTAACTTATCGTAACATGATATTTGGGAAAAGAGAATGAATCATTTTGAAATATTCAGGAAAATCATGGGAGGGTTTATGAAAAAAATTCTTTTACTTCATACAGGTGGCACCATTGCAATGAAAGAAGATAAGAATACAGGTTCAGTTAGCCCAGAGGGTATGAATCCACTTCAGGATTCACTTTCTTCATTGAACCAAATTGCAAATATTGAATCAGAAGAAGTGTTTCAACTTCCCTCCCCACATATCACTCAAAAAGAGATGTTTGTATTAAAGGAAAGAGTTGAACAAGCTATACAAACAGAAAATGTGGACGGCGTTGTGATAACACATGGAACTGACACCCTGGAAGAAACAGCATACTTTTTAGATTTAACACTAGATACAAGAACACCAATCGTTATTACCGGTGCAATGAGATCAAGTAATGAAATTGGCTCTGATGGTCCATACAATTTATTATCTTCTGTAAAAGTAGCAGCAAGTCCTGATGCATTTGATAAAGGGGTATTGGTAGTATTAAATGACGAAATACATACTGCCAAGAACGTTACCAAAACACATACAAGTAATGTATCAACTTTCCAAAGTCCACAATATGGACCGATAGGCATTGTAACAAAGCGTGGTGTGTTTTTTCACCACTATCCAATGCATCGAGAAAATTATGATATTCATAAGATTCAAAATCGAGTAATGCTTATAAAAGCATATGCAGGTATGGACTCAACACTTTTATACGGTCTGAAAAGTATGAATATAGATGGTCTAGTAATCGAAGCACTTGGACAAGGAAACTTGCCACCTGGTATGGTTCCAGGTATTAAAGAGCTGCTAGAACATAAAATTCCCATAGTTCTAGTATCCCGCTGTTTTAACGGAATCGTTCAAGATACCTATAGCTACGAAGGTGGGGGACGGCAGTTAAAAAATCTTGGTGTCATCTTCTCTAATGGGTTAAGTGGGCAAAAGGCTCGTATTAAGTTAATGGTAGCTTTAGAAAAGACAAAAGACATTATTGAACTTCAGGAACTATTTTTAGAATAACCGTTAAAAGACCCTAACCTACTACTGGTCAGGGTCCTTCTTTTTTATTGAGGCTGCAATAAGTCCTCCATGAAATCGTCCATTTTCAATGAATATTTCATTTGCATTATTTCCAGCGGCTATAACACCGGCAATGTAAATACCTTCAACATTTGTTTCCATTGTTTCTGGGTCGTAAGTTGGCCTGCCTGTCTCTTGATCAATAAGAATACCCATTGATTGTAAAAACGTATGATCTGGATGATACCCAATCATCGCGAACACAAAATCATTTTCTATTGTCGATTGGGCTCCATTAACCTCATAAGTTACATCTTGTTCAGTTATTTTTACAACATTCGCATTAAATTTCATTGTAATAAATTGATTTCGGACTAAGGATTCGAACTCTGGAAGTATCCATGGCTTTACACTCGGAGAATATGTATCCCCTCGATATAAAACTGTTACTCTAGCCCCAACCTTTTCTAATTCAAGTGCAGCATCAACTGATGAATTTTTACCACCAATTACTACTACGTCTTTATCGAAATAAGGATGAGCTTCCTTAAAATAATGAGAAACTTTTTCTAATTCTTCGCCAGGAACATTTAAACGATTCGGGTGATCATAATAACCTGTTGCAACCACAACATACCTTGATAAATACGTTTCCTTTGACGTGTATACAGTAAACAGATCATCCTCTTTACAAACCTTTGTGACTTGTTCATAAGAATGCACTCGAAGGTTCTTCCGTTTCACCACTTCTCTATAATAAGCAAGTGCTTGTGAACGTACCGGCTTACGATTTTCGGTTATAAAAGGGATGTCCCCAATCGACAACTTTTCACTAGTGCTAAAAAATGTTTGGTGTGTAGGATAGTGATGAATAGCATTGACAATATTTCCTTTTTCAATAATTAACGGAGAATAACCAACTTCCGTTAAGGCGATAGCTGCAGCTAAACCACAAGGACCTCCACCAATAATGATGACTTCTTCCCTCTGCATGTTACTCCCCCTCTTGCAGAAATTCTAAAATTAGATAAACCCTATCATATAAAGTATGATAGGGTTTATGAGTATTTATTGCAAAGAATTAAATCCAGCCTCTGAATCTAGAAGCTTCTGCCATTTTACGTACGCCAACCATATAGGCAGCTAAACGCATGTCAACCCGGCGTGACTGAGCTGTATCATAAATGTTATTAAATGATTTCACCATAACTTTCTCTAACTTCTCTTCAACTTCTTCCTCTGTCCAGTAATAACCTTGGTTATTTTGAACCCATTCAAAGTAAGAAACGGTAACACCACCAGCACTTGCAAGTACGTCGGGTACTAGTAAAATTCCACGTTCCGTAAGGATCTTGGTTGCTTCAAGTGTTGTAGGTCCATTTGCAGCTTCTACTACAA
Coding sequences:
- a CDS encoding pilus assembly protein PilZ, which translates into the protein MINIGDTLILEPKYSSENEKYKCKLVERTGDQLYIDYPVSIKTGKTVFLLDGAQLKGSFIAKDNNVYLFETEVKGRTKQQIPMIAISYPGNDHLIRVQRRQYVRVDTPVDVAVHPIENEFAPFVTITSDISAGGAALILPPKVKLNSNTLIDLWIVLPMQSGDYHHLVLRSRVIRVIPGQNGERDKMPLEFIEITESQRQLLIRFSFERQLNLKRKGLEQV
- the ypeB gene encoding germination protein YpeB is translated as MLRGILIGVLVIGVAGTAYWGYQEHIEKNAVLIHAENNYQRAFHDLSYQVDLLNDKIGATLAMNSRQQLSPSLAEVWRVTSAAHSDVGQLPLTLLPFNKTEEFLANVGDFSYRTAVRDLDKEPLTDDEYKTLQSLYEKSAEIQKELRNVQHLVLENNLRWMDVQLALSTDDQQDNTIIDGFKTVEKNVEAYSEADFGPSFTSMNTEQEGFKYLTGNNISEQQAIKIGQEFLGLQGSEEVKVTENGKGSNYGFYSLSIDDPKSETIINMDITKKGGYPIWVLRSRDVKERNISLNEAMENAKKYLNEHKFKNLELNESAQYENIGVFTFTSVKDNVLIYPETITMKVALDDGNVVGFSARNYLMAHRERTIPKPAITMEEARKKINPGVEVREDRMAIIINDLEKEVLCYEFLGTIDNDTYRIFLNAENGIEEKVEKLNNAEAVFNQTDV
- a CDS encoding ribosome biogenesis GTPase Der; this encodes MPKPVVAIVGRPNVGKSTIFNRIVGERISIVEDIPGITRDRIYSSGEWINKEFNIIDTGGIEIGDAPFLAEIRQQAEVAIDEADVIIFMVNGREGVTAADEEVAKILYRSDKPVVLAVNKIDNPEMKSDIFDFYALGFGEPMPISGSHGLGLGDLLDAVFAHFPKQDDEEYDENTIKFSLIGRPNVGKSSLVNALLGEERVIVSNIAGTTRDAIDTPYSKDGNDYVIIDTAGMRKRGKVYESTEKYSVLRALKAIERSDVVLVVLDGEEGIIEQDKKIAGYAHQAGRAIVIVVNKWDAVDKDEKTMQEYEKKIRAHFQFLDYAPIVFLSAKTKKRVQTLIPVINTAAENHNLRVQTNVLNDIILDAVTMNPTPTDNGKRLKIYYATQVSVKPPAFAVFVNEPELMHFSYERFLENQIRAAFGFVGTPIKIFARARK
- the rpsA gene encoding 30S ribosomal protein S1: MNQEVMDVKTIEVGDIVTGTVTKVEEKQVLVNIGYKSDGIVPISELSSLHIELASEIVNEGDSLQLKVTKLEDDAVILSKRAVDAENAWDELDAKYNSGEVFDVVVKEVVKGGLVVDLGVRAFIPASLVEAHFVEDFSDYQDKTLAVKLVELDKEKNRIILSHRAVVEQEQSEQKRKTIGSLKVGQVLQGTVQRLTDFGAFVDIGGIDGLVHISQLSHEHVSKPSDVVEEGQPVQVKVLSVDLDNERISLSIKETQEGPWEQLSRELKVGSVIEGTVKRLVSFGAFVELYPGVEGLVHISQISNKHIATPQEALQQGEKVKVKVLDINEEDKRISLSIRELLEEDDKADFLEYQQKEESTGFSLGDLIGDKLNKLK
- a CDS encoding (d)CMP kinase, whose translation is MSNKISIAIDGPAAAGKSTVAKKVAENLSYIYIDTGAMYRALTYKALTNEVDVHHEEQLARILKSTSINLKPSNHGQLVYLDEKDVTEEIRTNHVTNHVSFVAQHRLVREDMVKRQQDMATDGGVVMDGRDIGTAVLPHSEVKVFLLASVDERARRRHEENLKKGYESDLNQLIHEIEQRDKIDSEREVSPLIKAEDAVEIDTTSLSIEQVVDKIMALALERIGTD
- a CDS encoding YpzI family protein, translating into MGRDRQEKKLKASRRVESDRDQQLNYPGATTMEGPDEARSRNEKKGSFH
- a CDS encoding 1-acyl-sn-glycerol-3-phosphate acyltransferase produces the protein MNLYSVGKALCNGVLRPLYRLEIIGAENIPTTGGVLLCSNHIDNLDPPIVGISSPRTIHFMAKEELFRVPILKSILPSINAFPVKRGMSDKQALRTGLQVLKDGKVLGLFPEGTRSKTGELGQGLSGAGFFALRTDAKIIPCAIIGPYKIFKPLKVVFGKPVEFNELRERKATVDEATETIMNSIRELLEKNK